The Cyanobium sp. Tous-M-B4 DNA window GCGCAAATCTCCCTTCAGGCTGCGGCTTGGGATGGTGCTCACGGCTGAGCGCCCAGGCTGAGGCCCGCCAGCATCGCCAGCAGACCTCCGGTCACCGATCCGCCAGCGAGCACGGCAGCCTCGCGCCAATGCCGCTTGCCCAGCTCGCTCCAGAGCTCGGCGCTGAAGCTAGAGAAGGTGCTGAAACTACCCAGGAAGCCGGTGCCGATCAGAAGCAGTGCTCTGCGGGAAGCTTCGCCGCAGCTCTGCTCTAGGCCCACAATCAGCCCTAGGGCAAAGCAGGCGATCACATTCACCCCAAAGGTGCCCCAGTGCCGGCTGGGCAGCACGGGCTCCAGGTGATCCACCACCCGGAAGCGGAGCCAGGCGCCGGGAACGGCGCCGATCGCCACCAGGAGGGCATCGGCCTCTGATGCTCCTGCGGCCATTGCTGCCCAACAATTCCCTGTCACTCTGCCCCCGGCTGGGCAGCTCAGGGCCTGGTTGCGGAGGGATCAGGTTCTTGGCGGCGGAATAGTCCGTCGAGGTAATGGCGAGCCACGGCCCGGTCTGGGCAGCCGTGCTGGAAGAGGAAGCCGGCCAGGGCTGCCTGCATCAGGCGGTATTGATCCCACTGCGGGTGAACCCGGACAAACTCCCGCATGGCGTCGTACAGCTCCTCAGGGAACTGGTTTTCGACCGAAACAAAGGCGGGGGCGTGGTCCGGGATCTGGAGCATGGCGGCTTCGGCCTGGGTCCCCCATCACCCCACGCCAGGCGCTCATCCGTCAAAGGCTGCCCCGGGAGGCGAGTCCGGCAAGACGCACGGCCACCAGCACCGGCCCATGGGCGCTTTCGGGGTTTGGGGGCTGCGGCCTCAGGCTCGGAAGTGTTGCTTGGAGACGCGTCAAGGGGAGGGCCGTTTTCCCCATCTAGAACCAAAAGGATCAGGGCGAGCGGCCGATATTGAGCCGACGTTCTGTGGAAAAACCTACGCAAAGCTGGGGATAAGGGCGCTTGGTTGGGGAAAAGCCCACTGCTCAGCAGTGGTGATCAATCCAGGGTTGGTCTGCAGGAACCCCTATGGCCGGCCCCGATCGAGCGCAACCTCAGCTTCAAGATCTGTTACGATCATCCTAAGTTTCGTAACCAACGAACATTCATGGCTGAATCCACCACCCGCTTTGGTTTTGTCGCTTTCGCTGAAACCTGGAATGGTCGTCTCGCCATGCTCGGTTTCGTGATCGGACTCGGTACCGAGCTCCTCACCGGCCAAGGAATCCTGGGCCAATTGGGTTTGGGCTGAATCCACTCGGGCTGACCACAACAGCCTTCAGAATTTTTCCGGGCAGTGAAAACTGCCCGGTTTTTTTCTGTTCTTGCAGCCAGACCCTGCTGCTGACGGCTGCCTAGCTGGCAATCGGCTTGGCGGCAATCACCGCCAAGAAGGGATCGCCTTTGCGGCCAAGCCAGCCGAGAGCTCCTGGGGCTGCTGTCTCTTCCGCCACCAGCTCAGGCCTGCCCCAACCCTGGGCCATCAATACCTGGGTCACGTAGGCCAAGTGATCACGGTCGCCGCCGTCGGTCCAGATCTGGGGCGCTTTTTGAAAGAACATCCGGTTGCTGAACGCCACGATCACTTCACCCCTGGGCCGGATCACCCGCAGCAGCTCGGCGGCTACAGCTTCCGGTTGTTGAAGGTATTGCCAGCCGGCCACGATCAGCGCCACATCCACGCTGTCGTTGGCTAGCGGTAGCTGCTGATCAACGTTGAGGTTTTGCACCCAATGGCGATCAAGGCGCGGATTGGCTTTGAGCTCTTCGGCATTGAGGCCATGGCCGATCACCTCCTGATAGGCGATGCCCTCTGGTAGATGGCTCACCCAGCTGCTCATCAGATCCAGCACCACGGCGCAAGGGGGGATGCGCTCTCCATACAGAGAGGTCAGCCGGGCCCGGAAGCTGGCATCGAGGTGCTGGACGAAGCGGGGCTCTGCGTAAAAAAGAGCGTCGTCTGAGCGATCGAGCTTGTAACGGTCGGCTTCATTTAGCACCGGTACGGGCGCAGCCATGGTCAAGGAGTCGAGTGTTTGGAGCAGAATTGGATCATGGCGGAGCTGCAAAACGGCTGCGACTTATCAGATCTGGCTCCTTGGCGCTAGAGTCTGCAAATCTCCTTAACAATTGGATCGTCGCCGCATGTTCACGCTTGAGAAGGCAACCCAGATCTTTCCCGATACAGCTTCAGCTGACGTCGTGCCTGCGATCACGGCCCGCTTTCGCTTGCTGAGCGCCGAGGACCAACTGGCTCTGATCTGGTACGCCTATCTCGAAATGGGCAACACGATCACCGTTGCCGCCCCTGGAGCAGCACGGATGCAGTTTGCCGAGCCTGTGCTCAACCAGATCAAGGCGATGAGCTTCGCTGAGCAGAGCCAGGTGATGTGCGAGCTTGCCAATCGCGCCGATACCCAAATCGGTCGCACCTACGCCTGTTGGTCGGTAAATATCAAGCTGGGCTTCTGGTACCAGTTGGGCGAATGGATGGCCGCCGGTTTTGTTGCTCCGATCCCTGAGGGCTACCAGCTGTCGCCCAACGCTTCTGCCGTGCTCAGCTCAGTGAAAGCTGTCGATCAGGGCCAGCAGATCACCCTGCTACGCAACTTTGTGGTTGATATGGGCTACGACCCCGCCAAAGGCGAGGGACAGCGAGTCATGGAGCCCATTGCCGCTCCCACTCCCCAAGAGCAGCGCAAGCGGGTGTTCATCGAGGGCGTTATCAACCCAACGGTGAACAGCTATATGGACCTGCTGAACGCCAACGACTTTGACAATCTGATCGAACTGTTTCTGCCGGATGGTGCCCTACAGGCCCCTTTCCAGAAGCCAATCGTGGGTCGTGACGCGATCCTGCGCTTCTTCCGTGAAGACTGCCAAAATCTGCAGCTTCTTCCTGAGCGAGGCTTTGCTGAGCCCACAGAAGGCAATTTCACCCAAATCAAGGTGACTGGCAAGGTCCAAACCCCCTGGTTTGGAGCCGGCGTTGGTATGAACGTTGCTTGGCGTTTCCTGCTCAACCCTGACGGCAAGATCTACTTCGTGGCCATCGATCTATTGGCTTCGCCTGCAGATTTGCTGAAATTCGGCCGTTGAGCGTAGCCAGCCGCAAGGGGCTTCTGCTTGCCGCACTGATAATGCTGGGTTGGCTGGCCAGCCTTGCTGGCCTGTTGAGCTGGGATTTAAACGCCACGCAGCTGGCCGGACCACTGGTTTGGCTGGCGATCTTTTTTGGAGTGGTAGGCCGGACCCTGCTTCAAACAGGCCTATTCATCGTTGGTCACGACGCCATGCATGGGGTGTTGTGGCCCCATTGGCGCTATGGCAATGCCTTGCTGGGCAGGATCGCCCTGGGCCTATATGCGGCGCTTCCTTATCAAGCCTGCTGCCGCAACCATCAACACCACCATCTATTCACTGCAAGCTCCGCTGACCCTGATTTCTACGGGGACCCGGCTGCAGGGGCCATTGGTTGGTATGTCCGTTTCATGGCTGGCTATCTCACCTGGGGGCAGATGGGCCGGTTACTTACCGGCTGGACAGTGTTGTCCTTGATCGCCTGCCGCTTGGCTCCAATCGGCTGGCTGAATGTGCTCCTGTTTTGCACCTTGCCCCTGCTGCTCAGCTCGCTGCAGTTGTTTGTTTTCGGCACCTACCTGCCCCACCGAGGCCAGCGTTTGCCCCAGCGTCGCCCCCATGCCGACAGCCTCGAACTGGCCCCCTGGCTCTCCCTACTGGCCTGTTTCCACTTCGGATATCACCGGGAGCACCATGACGCCCCAACGCTTGCCTGGTTTGAACTTCCGGCCCAGCGGCGTAGGTCTCGCAGCAGGCTGAGTCCCCGACTAGCCTCGCTGCTAAGGGAGAGGGCTCAATTCACATGATGGACACAATGCTCGAAGGTTGGACAGACACGGAGCAGGCGGTTGCCCGCGAAGCCTTCGAACGTGCGTACACCAGGGCAGTGCAGAAGCTAGTGGCTCAGGTGCGTGCCAAGGCCGACGAACTTGAATCTGCAGAAACCATATGGCAGCTGCATGATTACTTGAGTATTGAGCGCCACACTATCGAAGGTCGCTTTGATTTCCGCCTTGACGGCATCCTGTTCGTGTTTGCCAGCTTGGTCAAAGACAGCCTGCTGCAGATCGACGAACTGAACGGTCTAGAAGCTGAGAAGCTGGCCAAGATTGTGGCGATGTCCCGCTTTTAGCCCTCAAGTGATTGAGCGGTTGCCCTGATCGGGCATGGGCCTTGGGCTGGGTGGCTCGAAGGCAGGCAACAGGCTGTTAACTCCCAGCATCACGAAGCCAAGGACCCCAAGCAGGGCCAGCAGCCTTAGCAACAAAGGGCGCCCCTGGTCGATGGGCCAGTCGTCTTGGTCCTCCCTTAATGGAGGCAAGGGCTTGCGGTTAGGCATCAGATGTAAAACATCGGCAAGGGCTGCTTTATGGCATCGTGCTCGCGCAGCAGTTGGGCCAGGGTGGTGGCTCTGAGAAGGGCTTCCTTACTGGCTTCCAGTTTTTGCTCTAGAGCTGCAAGCACCAGGAAGGCCGGATCATCTGGTTCTCTTTGCTGTTCCGTGCTGCTGCTGCCTTCCAATGCAGCCACTACATCTGCCACGGTGATGTTGTCTGGATTGAGGGCGAGTTGAAAGCCCCCCCTCGGTCCACGGATGCTGGTTAGCAGTCCGGCCTTGCGCAGGCCGGTGAGCATCTGCTCCAGGTAGCGTTCGGGAATGGCATGGCGCTTGCAGATTTCGCCGGTTTGAACCAAGGCTCCAGAGGCGTAAGCCCCGGCGAGGTCTATGAGGGCGACCAATCCATATTGGATTTTGGCGCTGAAGCCCATGGGCTTGCAATGGTCAACTGCCATTCTGCCAGCCAAACAGCGCTCGGCGGGTCGGAAATCCCAAGGGCTGTCAACTGGTTGCGCCAAAAGCCCCCAAACCAAGAGGAGGCTGGGGGCTTTTCTATAAGACGGCTCATTGGTTGAGAAACCGTCAGCCGGTAGAAAATCGGGCGTTAAGGCCAACCAAGGCAGGCTCGGCGCTCACACACGCCATGCGACTCGGTGGTTCCGTGTGATCAGTTGGTTGGGTGGAAAAGGGTTGGATATGGCCTGATGGTGGATCTGAGTCAAGGGCATCACCTCCAAAGAGCGGAGATTGGTTGGAGCGGAGATCTGGGTAGGCCCATCTCCCCTCAAACTCAAAATAGTCCGAATCAGGGATCTAAGTAGGTTGGCGGGGGGGCCTATTCCCGTACGGCCGCAAGCCCTTTTCCCAGATAGGCTTTAGGGGTTGGGGGAGAAAAGGTAGTGACGAAGCAGGAAGATTTAATTCAACGGGCGTTGTTGGAGTCGGAGCAGCGCTACCGGCGTCTTTTTGAGTCTGCCCAAGATGGCATTTTAATAATTGATGCGTTGACTGGCTTGATTCTTGAGGTTAATCCCTACCTCTGCGATCTACTTGGTTACCCCTCTGCTGAAATTGTGGGCTTGAAGTTGTGGGAGATTGGCGCTTTTGTTGATAAGGGTAAATCGCTTCAGGCTTTTTCTGATCTGCAAGACAAGCTCTATGCTCACTATGACGACATGCCTCTGCTCACGAAGGCCGGAAAGTCGATAGCGGTGGAATTTGTTAGCAATGTCTATTCGGTTGGCGAAGCTATGGTGATTCAGTGCAATATTCGTGATATTTCAGAGCGGAAGCGGGCCGAAGGCCTGCAGCAGGACTATGACAATGCGGTGTTGGCCGGCTTAAGTGGCATCGTTAACGCCCTCACCTCGGTGCTGGAGGCGCGCGACCCCTATACCGCTGGGCATACTCACCGAGTGGCGGATCTTGCCGAGGCGATTGGTCGAGAGCTGCTCCTGGATGCCAGCACCATGGAGGGTTTGCGCATTTCCGCACTTGTGCACGACATTGGCAAAATTGCAATTCCTGCTGAATTGCTGACCAAGCCCACTGCTTTGTCTATTTGGGAAATGGCCCTGATTAAGAGCCATGTGGAGGTGGGCTATGAGGTGCTTAGTGAAATTGATTTTCCCTGGCCCGTGGCTAAGGCGGTGCATCAGCACCACGAGCGGCTCGATGGCAGCGGCTACCTTCAAGGGCTCGAGGGCGACGCCATCATTCTCGAAGCCAGGATTCTGGCGGTGGCCGACACCGTAGAAGCGATGACTACCAACCGTCCCTATCGCTTTGCTAAAGGATTAGTGGAGGCGCTGGAGGTAGTTAGTGCGGGCAAAAATACCCTTTTCGATGGAAATGTGGTGGATGCTTGCCTGGCGCTCTTCCGGGAAAAGGATTACTCCTTCCCCCAATCTTTGGCCCGCCACGGCGGCGGTAATAGCTAATTAGTTGTGAGATGCCCCTAGGCACCTCATCGCTCAAACATCAAAAAACCCAGGAATAGCCTGGGTTTCGGTATGGAGCCAAGCGGATTCGAACCGCTGACCCCCTGCATGCCATGCAGGTGCTCTACCAGCTGAGCTATGGCCCCGATAGGACGCCATGGCAACGGAATGCTGGTCATTCCGCTTGGCTTGTGGCCTTGCCTGACGCTCAATGAGCTTACAACGCCACCTGTTTAGACCTGGCGCCAGACGGCCACTAGCTTGCCCTGCACCGTTACCTGGTCGGCTGGGAGCACGATTGGGGCATAGGCCGGATTGGCTGCTTCCAGGGTCACCGTGGCGCCGCTGCGGTGGAAGTGCTTCAAGGTGGTGCCGCTGCCGGGCACCAGGGCGCTGACAATCGTGCCTGCTTTGAGCCGGCTCGGGTCGCTGACAGGTTCAAGCAGCACCACGTCCCCGTCGGCGATGTGGGCGTCCACCATTGAATCGCCGTTCACGGTGAGGGCAAAAAGGCCGCGGGTATCGAGCACCGGGGCCAGGTCGAGGCGCTCCTGGATGTCGTCGAAGGTTTCAACCAAGCCGCCGGCGGCTACGGCGCCGAGCACTGGGATGCCGCTGGCCATGCCGCCTAGGAGCTGCAGGGTGCGGGCTTGGCCCTCTTGCCAGGTGATCCAGCCCTTCTGCTGCAGGTGGCGCAGACGGCTCTGGATCGGCGCTGGCGAGCGCAGCCCCATCGCTTCCATCATTTGGCGGATCGAGGGGCTGTGGCGGTTGCTGCCGATGTAGTCGCTAAGCCAGTCGTATAGCTCTTGCTGGGCAGAGGAGAGCTCCTGCTGGTCTTGGTTGGCTTGGCTGTGGTTGGTTTTGGTGTGACTGGAGTGGCTGGGGCTGGAATTGGGCACGGACGCTACGTCGCTGATACAGATGTACCGCCTCGCGGCCTGTTTGTCCAGCTCAGGCGCCGCCGAGTAGTGCTACCAGTAGGGCTTGTTGGGCGTGGAGGCGGTTTTCGGCCTGATCAAATATGCGGCTGGAGCTGCCCTCCATGGCGCCGGCGCTGATTTCCAGGCCGCGATAGGCCGGCAGGCAGTGCAGCACGATTGCGCTTGGATCTGCTTCTGCGACCAGCTCTTCGTTTAGGCACCAGCCGGCAAAGGCCCTCTGTCGCTCTGCCTTTTCCTCCTCCTGCCCCATCGATGCCCACACATCTGTGTAAAGGGCGTGGGCGCCGCGTACAGCAGCCACCGGCTCGTGCAGCACCGCCACCTCGGACCCGCGAGCAGCCGCGAGACGTAGTGACTGCTCAAGCACGGCTGCATTGGGTCCAAATCCCACCGGGCAGCCGATGCGCACATTCACCCCGAGCAGGGCGCCGCAGAGCATCAACGAGTGGGCCACGTTGTTGCCGTCGCCCACGTAGCTGAGGGTCAGGCCCTCCACTGCTCCGAAGGCCTCCTGCAGTGTCAGGTAGTCGGCGAGGGCCTGGCAGGGGTGCTCGAGGTCGGTGAGGGCATTGATCACCGGGATCGTGGCCCAGTGGGCGTACTCCTCGAGCTCGCCCTGGCCGAAGGTGCGGATCGCCAGGGCATCTACATAGCGGCTCAGCACCCGCGCCGTATCTGCCACCGGCTCCCCGCGGCCTACCTGGCTCACCTGGGGATTGAGATCGATGGTTTGGCCACCAAGCCTGGCCATGGCCACCGAGAAGCTCACCCGAGTGCGGGTGGAGGCCTTGCTGAAGATCAGCCCGAGGGTTTTGCGGCCTAAATCAACGGGGCTGCGGCCGGCCTTTAGGTCGGACGCCAGCTGCAGCAGGGCCTGGGTCTGTTCGCCGCTGAGGTCGGCCGAGGAGAGCAGGTCCTGCCCGCGCAGCTCTGCAAGGGGCGGATAGGCACTGATGGCAGCCATGGCTCAACTCCTAGGGCATGACGCTGCTAGCCAGCAGCTCCTTGAGGTCGTCGCCTTCGATCACCTCCTTTTCGAGGATCTTCTCGGAGATCGATTCGAGCAGCCCCCGGTTGTGGTTCAGGATCGCTAGCGCCTTGTTATGGGCGTTGTCGACTAAGGAGCGAACCTCCTTATCGATCGCTTGGGCCGTGGCGTCACTCACCACCCGGCGGGGGTTGTTGTTGCCACCAAGGAAGCGGCTGCCGCCCTGCTTGTCGTAGGCCAGGGGGCCGAGGGTTTCGCTCATGCCGAAGGTGCCCACCATCTGCTCGGCGATGTCGGTGGCGCGTTGCAGGTCGTTGGCGGCGCCGGTTGTGACCTCACCAAACACCACCTCTTCAGCGCTGCGGCCGCCAAGCAAGGTGGCAATTTGACCCTCGAGGTCTTCCTTGGAATTGAGGAAGCGCTCTTCGGTGGGCAGCTGCAGGGTGTAGCCCAGGGCGCTCATGCCGCGGGGCACGATCGAGATCTTGGCCACCTTGCTGCCGCCTGGCATTAGGTGTCCCACGATTGCGTGGCCGACTTCGTGATAGGCCACCACTTTTTTCTCATCGGGTTGCAGCACCCGGCTCTTCTTCTCCAGGCCAGCCACCACTCGTTCAATCGCCTCGTTGAGGTCGCCTTGCTCCACCTCGGTGCGATAGGAGCGGGCTGCAAGCAGGGCTGCTTCGTTCACGAGGTTTGCCAGGTCGGCGCCGGCAAAGCCGCTGGTGGCTTGGG harbors:
- a CDS encoding CrcB family protein; its protein translation is MAAGASEADALLVAIGAVPGAWLRFRVVDHLEPVLPSRHWGTFGVNVIACFALGLIVGLEQSCGEASRRALLLIGTGFLGSFSTFSSFSAELWSELGKRHWREAAVLAGGSVTGGLLAMLAGLSLGAQP
- a CDS encoding DUF2811 domain-containing protein, whose product is MLQIPDHAPAFVSVENQFPEELYDAMREFVRVHPQWDQYRLMQAALAGFLFQHGCPDRAVARHYLDGLFRRQEPDPSATRP
- a CDS encoding chlorophyll a/b-binding protein, which produces MAESTTRFGFVAFAETWNGRLAMLGFVIGLGTELLTGQGILGQLGLG
- a CDS encoding class I SAM-dependent methyltransferase, coding for MAAPVPVLNEADRYKLDRSDDALFYAEPRFVQHLDASFRARLTSLYGERIPPCAVVLDLMSSWVSHLPEGIAYQEVIGHGLNAEELKANPRLDRHWVQNLNVDQQLPLANDSVDVALIVAGWQYLQQPEAVAAELLRVIRPRGEVIVAFSNRMFFQKAPQIWTDGGDRDHLAYVTQVLMAQGWGRPELVAEETAAPGALGWLGRKGDPFLAVIAAKPIAS
- a CDS encoding orange carotenoid-binding protein — translated: MFTLEKATQIFPDTASADVVPAITARFRLLSAEDQLALIWYAYLEMGNTITVAAPGAARMQFAEPVLNQIKAMSFAEQSQVMCELANRADTQIGRTYACWSVNIKLGFWYQLGEWMAAGFVAPIPEGYQLSPNASAVLSSVKAVDQGQQITLLRNFVVDMGYDPAKGEGQRVMEPIAAPTPQEQRKRVFIEGVINPTVNSYMDLLNANDFDNLIELFLPDGALQAPFQKPIVGRDAILRFFREDCQNLQLLPERGFAEPTEGNFTQIKVTGKVQTPWFGAGVGMNVAWRFLLNPDGKIYFVAIDLLASPADLLKFGR
- a CDS encoding fatty acid desaturase, producing MSVASRKGLLLAALIMLGWLASLAGLLSWDLNATQLAGPLVWLAIFFGVVGRTLLQTGLFIVGHDAMHGVLWPHWRYGNALLGRIALGLYAALPYQACCRNHQHHHLFTASSADPDFYGDPAAGAIGWYVRFMAGYLTWGQMGRLLTGWTVLSLIACRLAPIGWLNVLLFCTLPLLLSSLQLFVFGTYLPHRGQRLPQRRPHADSLELAPWLSLLACFHFGYHREHHDAPTLAWFELPAQRRRSRSRLSPRLASLLRERAQFT
- a CDS encoding Rrf2 family transcriptional regulator, with translation MAVDHCKPMGFSAKIQYGLVALIDLAGAYASGALVQTGEICKRHAIPERYLEQMLTGLRKAGLLTSIRGPRGGFQLALNPDNITVADVVAALEGSSSTEQQREPDDPAFLVLAALEQKLEASKEALLRATTLAQLLREHDAIKQPLPMFYI
- a CDS encoding HD domain-containing phosphohydrolase, with amino-acid sequence MTKQEDLIQRALLESEQRYRRLFESAQDGILIIDALTGLILEVNPYLCDLLGYPSAEIVGLKLWEIGAFVDKGKSLQAFSDLQDKLYAHYDDMPLLTKAGKSIAVEFVSNVYSVGEAMVIQCNIRDISERKRAEGLQQDYDNAVLAGLSGIVNALTSVLEARDPYTAGHTHRVADLAEAIGRELLLDASTMEGLRISALVHDIGKIAIPAELLTKPTALSIWEMALIKSHVEVGYEVLSEIDFPWPVAKAVHQHHERLDGSGYLQGLEGDAIILEARILAVADTVEAMTTNRPYRFAKGLVEALEVVSAGKNTLFDGNVVDACLALFREKDYSFPQSLARHGGGNS
- the lexA gene encoding transcriptional repressor LexA produces the protein MPNSSPSHSSHTKTNHSQANQDQQELSSAQQELYDWLSDYIGSNRHSPSIRQMMEAMGLRSPAPIQSRLRHLQQKGWITWQEGQARTLQLLGGMASGIPVLGAVAAGGLVETFDDIQERLDLAPVLDTRGLFALTVNGDSMVDAHIADGDVVLLEPVSDPSRLKAGTIVSALVPGSGTTLKHFHRSGATVTLEAANPAYAPIVLPADQVTVQGKLVAVWRQV
- the argF gene encoding ornithine carbamoyltransferase, which gives rise to MAAISAYPPLAELRGQDLLSSADLSGEQTQALLQLASDLKAGRSPVDLGRKTLGLIFSKASTRTRVSFSVAMARLGGQTIDLNPQVSQVGRGEPVADTARVLSRYVDALAIRTFGQGELEEYAHWATIPVINALTDLEHPCQALADYLTLQEAFGAVEGLTLSYVGDGNNVAHSLMLCGALLGVNVRIGCPVGFGPNAAVLEQSLRLAAARGSEVAVLHEPVAAVRGAHALYTDVWASMGQEEEKAERQRAFAGWCLNEELVAEADPSAIVLHCLPAYRGLEISAGAMEGSSSRIFDQAENRLHAQQALLVALLGGA